In Desulfocurvus vexinensis DSM 17965, the genomic window GAAAACCCCCTTTTCTTGAGGAGAAAAGGGGGTTTTCCCCTCCCCCGCGCCCCCTCCCCTTTCCTCCAAAAGACCTTTTTTCTTTGGGGGGATGGGGAGTGCGAGAGCTGCGGGGGGCGCCCGGGAAGAGCGGTGGCTGCTTCGGGGCAGGGGGCAGGTGTGGGGCCTGGGGCGCCGGAAGGGGCGGTGGCTGCTTCAGGGCCGGGACGCCCGGCTGCCTTTGAGGCTGCGGCCCTGGTGGGGCCGGGCCGTCGGCTGGGCGGCGCGGGGCGATGCCGGGGCTGTGGTCCCGGCAGAGGCGGGGCGGCGCCCCGGTCAGCGCAGGCGGATGTCCAAGTCCTGCTGCGGGTCCAGGCCGGTGTGCACGGTGATGTGCACCTGGCCCAGGATGCGCTGGAGCAGGGGGCGCTTCTCCTCGGGCTGTTCGACCAGGGGCACCTCGGCGGAGGCGTTGCACATGGCGCGCAGCTCCTCCAGGGCGTCGTCGTAGCCGCCCAGGCGGTCCACCAGCCCGGCTTCCAGGGCCTGGTTGCCGGTCAGGGCGCGGCCATCGGCCACGGGGCGCAGCGCATCGACCTCCATGCCCCGGGCGCTGGCCACGTCGGCCAGGAACTGCTCGTGGATGTCGGTCAAAAGGGTCGAGAGGTAGGCGCGGTCGTCGCTGGTCATGGCCCGGAAGGGCGAGCCGGCGTCCTTGAGCTTGCCGCTGGTCAGCGCCTGGCGCTTGATGCCGAGCTTGTCGAACAGCCCCTCGAGGTTGGACAGCTCCATGATCACGCCGATGGAGCCGGTGAGGGTCGAGGGGTTGGCCACAATGACGTGGGCCGGGGCGGACACGTAGTAGCCGCCCGAGGCGGCCACCGAGGCCATGGACACCACCACGGGCTTGGCCTCGGCCAGCCTGCGCAGGGCGGCGTGGATCTCCTGCGAGGGCGCCACGGCCCCGCCGGGGCAGTTCACGCGCACCAGCACGCCAAGCACGGAGTCGTCGTCGCGCAGGGCGTTGATCCACTCGGTGGCGGGTTCGGAACTGTCGATGATGCCCTGGATGCGCACCACGCCCAGCTTGTCGCCCGCGCTGTCCAGGCTGCCCTTGCCGCCGCCCTGGCCCGCGACGTAACGAAAGGCGGCCACGCCCCCCGCGAGGAGGGCCATGGCCGCCATGATGAGCATAAGGCCGAAGAGCAGTGGATGCCGCTGGCTGAAACTACTCTTCGTCGTCACTGTTTTGGGCGCCCAGGTTGGCGCGCAGCAGATCGCCAAGGTTGGTTCCCGCGGCTTCGCCGGAAGAGGCGGCCGGGCGGAACTCCTTGGAGGAGGGCTTGCGGTCCTCTTCGGTCTTCATCTGCTTGATGGACAGGCCGAGCCGGCGCTCGTCGGCGCTGACGTGGATGACCTTGGCCTGGATCTCGGCGCCTTCCTTGAACATCTCCGAGGGGCTCTTGATCTTCTTGCGCGAGATCTCGGAGACGTGGACCAGGCCCTCGATGCCTTCCTCGACCTCGACGAACAGGCCGAAGTCGGTGATGTTGGTCACCACGCCGTTGACCACCGTGCCCACGGGGTAGCGGGCAGGCACCTGCAGCCACGGGTCCTCCGAGAGCTGCTTGATGCCCAGGGTGAACTTCTCGGCGTCCTTGTCCACGGTGAGCACCTTGGCCTGGACGGTGTCCCCGGTCTTGAAGACCTCGTTGGGGTGGCGGATCTTCTTGGTCCAGGAGATGTCGGACACGTGGATCAGGCCGTCGATGCCGTCCTCAATGCCGATGAACATGCCGAACTCGGTGATGTTCTTGATGGTGCCCTCAAGGATGGTGCCCTCGGGGTACTTCTCGGCAACCAGATCCCACGGGTTGGGATTGACCTGCTTCATGCCCAGGGAGATGCGCTTCTTGTCCGGGTCCACGCCGAGGATGATGACCTCGACCTCTTCGCCGGTGGAAACCATCTGCGAGGGGTGGCGCAGCTTGCGGGTCCAGGACATCTCGGAGATGTGCACCAAACCCTCGACGCCCTCTTCCAGCTCCACGAAGGCGCCGTAGTCCACCAGATTGGTGATCTTGCCGCTGAACTTGCTGCCTTCGGGGTATTTCTTTTCGATGTCCTGCCACGGGTCGGGAACGAGCTGCTTGAGGCCCAGGGAGACCTTCTGGCTGTCCTTGTCGAAGTTCAGGACTTTGAGATTGAGTTCGTCGCCCAGCTGCACCATTTCCTTGGGATGCTTGATGCGCTTCCAGGACATGTCGGTGATGTGCAGCAGGCCGTCCAGCCCGCCCAGGTCCACGAACACACCGTACTCGGTGATGTTCTTGACCTTGCCGGTGACGGTCTGGCTCTCTTCCAGGGTGGAGAGCAGCTCCGAGCGCTTCTTGGCGCGGTCCTCTTCGAGGAGCACGCGGCGCGAGACGATGACGTTGGAGCGGCGGCGGTTGATCTTCAGGATGCGGAATTCGTATTCCTGGTCCACCAGCGCGTCCATGTCGGGCACGGGGCGCAGATCAACGTGCGAGCCGGGCAGGAACGCCTCGACGCCGCCCAGGTCCACCGTGTAGCCGCCCTTGATGCGGCGCACGATGCGACCCTTGATGACGTCGTCGCCTTCCTGGATCTTCTCGATGTCGTCGAACAGCTTCATCCGCTTGGCGCGTTCGCGCGAGAGCACGATGGTGCCGTCGGCCTCGTTCTTGCGAACGACGTACACATCCACGCGCTCGCCGACGCCCACGGTGATGGTGCCTTCGGCGTCGCGGAACTCGTCCACAGGGATCTGCCCTTCGGACTTGAAGTTCACATCCACAAGAACATGGGTGTCGCCAATGCGGACGACTTCACCCTGGACGATGCTGCCCTCACCCAGTTCGCCGCAATCGGCGATGGGCAGGTAGTCTTCGAGAGCCTTCTCGAAACAGATGTCGTCCATGGACATAGGGGTTTCCTCAACAGTTTCAACCATACTCCATAAACCTCCACAACGATAGTCCGCCCCACCTACCAGACCGGGGCCGGGTATGCAAGCCCTGATTTTCGGCGCAAGCGGGAATTCACGCGGCTTCACGGCACCACGGGGACGCCAATTCCCCAGCGTTTCGCAGGGAATGCGCGGGCCTTTGGGGGCGGCGCGGCCCCGGGCGCCCGGGGCGGCAGGGAATGCACTTCACCCCGGCGCCGAAAGCGCACGGCCCCGGCCGCCAGGGACGGCAGCCGCGCGCCCTCAGGCCAGGGCCACCAGATCGTAGGTCTGGGCCTCGTGGATGCGCGCGCGCACCAGCGCCCCCGGGGCCACGCCCTCGCCGCTGATGTAGGTCACCCCGTCGGCCTCCGGCGCCTGGAACCAGCAACGGCCCACGTGCAGCCCGGGCCATTCCTCGTGGGCGCGGTCCACCAGCACCAGCTGTTCGGTGTCCTCGTACCCCGCCAGGATGTCGGCGCTGATGCGCGCCTGCTGGGCCATGAGCGCCTCGCGGCGTTCGGCGATGACCGCGTCCGGCACCTTGCCGGGCAGGCCGTGGGCCCGGGTGCCCTCCTCGTCGCAATAGCCGAACACGCCCAGGTGGTGGAAGCGGGCCTGGGCCGCGAAGTCCATGAGCGCCCGGAAATGGGCCTCGGTCTCCCCGGG contains:
- the sppA gene encoding signal peptide peptidase SppA, with translation MTTKSSFSQRHPLLFGLMLIMAAMALLAGGVAAFRYVAGQGGGKGSLDSAGDKLGVVRIQGIIDSSEPATEWINALRDDDSVLGVLVRVNCPGGAVAPSQEIHAALRRLAEAKPVVVSMASVAASGGYYVSAPAHVIVANPSTLTGSIGVIMELSNLEGLFDKLGIKRQALTSGKLKDAGSPFRAMTSDDRAYLSTLLTDIHEQFLADVASARGMEVDALRPVADGRALTGNQALEAGLVDRLGGYDDALEELRAMCNASAEVPLVEQPEEKRPLLQRILGQVHITVHTGLDPQQDLDIRLR
- a CDS encoding 30S ribosomal protein S1 → MVETVEETPMSMDDICFEKALEDYLPIADCGELGEGSIVQGEVVRIGDTHVLVDVNFKSEGQIPVDEFRDAEGTITVGVGERVDVYVVRKNEADGTIVLSRERAKRMKLFDDIEKIQEGDDVIKGRIVRRIKGGYTVDLGGVEAFLPGSHVDLRPVPDMDALVDQEYEFRILKINRRRSNVIVSRRVLLEEDRAKKRSELLSTLEESQTVTGKVKNITEYGVFVDLGGLDGLLHITDMSWKRIKHPKEMVQLGDELNLKVLNFDKDSQKVSLGLKQLVPDPWQDIEKKYPEGSKFSGKITNLVDYGAFVELEEGVEGLVHISEMSWTRKLRHPSQMVSTGEEVEVIILGVDPDKKRISLGMKQVNPNPWDLVAEKYPEGTILEGTIKNITEFGMFIGIEDGIDGLIHVSDISWTKKIRHPNEVFKTGDTVQAKVLTVDKDAEKFTLGIKQLSEDPWLQVPARYPVGTVVNGVVTNITDFGLFVEVEEGIEGLVHVSEISRKKIKSPSEMFKEGAEIQAKVIHVSADERRLGLSIKQMKTEEDRKPSSKEFRPAASSGEAAGTNLGDLLRANLGAQNSDDEE